In Panicum virgatum strain AP13 chromosome 5K, P.virgatum_v5, whole genome shotgun sequence, the genomic window aggatttttttttcaaaaaatcctGCAAATCTATAGCATCAGTATTAtcgttttttctttctttctgcgAATGGTCTTTGATGAAAAATTGTACAGTGAGGCTTAGTTTGGAAGTAAAGGGTTATTAACCCAGGGAACATAACCCCCCAGGGGGATTTTTGCGGTTAGTAGCTTCCCCATGCTTCCCTGGGTGCCGCGCTCCACCTCCCCCATTGCTGTTTGGCAGTGTTCAGGTGCCCCGACTCCTCAGCCTTCCCTGTTGTTGGTTTTGCAGCATTCAGACACCATTTGCTATATAATATTCTCTAGCATATATGCTATCTACTCATATAATTGCAGCATAGACATCATTTGCCGCTCACTTTTTTCTCAACAATTCCATGCGTAGGAACAATAGAGAGAttcaaaaaattaataaaaaattcAAAGGATAAATAGAGCAACCAAAATAATACAAAATAAACTGAGACATGAGCTATTTATTTAACAATTTTCGAACTGGAACAAAACTCAGAGTAGAAAGAACTCAAGCACTAATATCTGTGATTTCAAAGTCACAAGCAACACAATGATATACTTTCACCAATCCGCATTTGCTCCACTCCCGGCACAAAATAACTTCTACCTTCTATGCACCATTTCCAGCAAGCGCTCTGCAAACTAACACAAGTAAAGTTTACTTTAATTAAAGCACTGGTGAAGAACTAATGACACAGCTTCAAACCACCTTCATGCATATACCAACATTACTTCTCTAAACACAAAATCTAACAGTTATGCATTCAACTAATAATTAAAACAACACTAATAAACATTAAAAGCATGAACCACTACTGCTATATCATCCACCCTAACATGGAGACAAGAACAGATAGAAGCTGCTACCATGgagacaaaagaaaaaaaatgtgactGAACTGAATATGTATAAAGAAGCTTTATCACTTCAACTGAACTGAATGTGTATAAAGAATCTTCACTATGGAGATAAATGAACAGGtgcatataaaaatactacaggCTCTAAGCTAGCTAGTAACAGATTGCATTTACCAATGATCAATGGATCAAATAAAATAGATACCTAAAAAATGATAGGTATTGATTGCACAGGCATGCAAATGCTATGGTTACCTTTTTGATCTTGTCAACCAATTAAGGCAAAATGGATGTGTCCAATAACTAGTCGAAACTTGTAGCTTCCGAAGTTACTTACAATGACTCGAGGACTGGAAAATAGACAGGAGTCATAATGGGGAGGTATTTTATTGTTATTACAAGTTCAAATAATGTTGAAGTCACTCTTAACTGATGAGAGTTCAGACCAGAACACCCAGAGTTAGTATGGCAATTTATGCATGATTTGTTTAGCTTCTCAAATGATTCTGATATGTCAATCATGAACAAGATTGGTccaagttgctacacatgggtTACATCACATCCTAGCATGCATCAGATCGATATGCACCAGCACTGAAACTATTTTATTTCTAATCGATATCTATATGGACTAGTATTTGATTAAAAGATTACACATGGGTTACATAAAGCACTAGTGTTTTTAAGACAAACCACCACTGATTAGTAATTTAGTACCTGATTCAATGGAAACAAACAAAGGTGAACAAGCACCAACATACTACATGATACGGACCTTGCATGTTCTACTCTGATGAACAAGCACCACCAGAAACATCttaataaacaaacaaagagaatTACACGAGAAGAGCCCACCTTGTGGATCTTGATGACCCGCCGCTGAAGTGATAGAGCCGGATAAGATCCTCAATCAGAGAGCCCTCCTGCGTCAGATCATCCTCCGTCCGTGGCTGCAGCTCCTCGTCCCCATTATCTACAAGAAAAGGTGTAAGATGAGGAGGAGAAACGCAGGTCATGGAGATGTGGTGCAGAGGTGGACTCACCTGATGCAGCGCGCAGTAGTGGAGGACGAGGATAGTGCGGCGGAGGTGATGTGCGAAGGCAAcgtgcgtcggcggcggcgaatgAGGAGAGCGCAGCGGAGGCgatgtgcggcggcggtggcgaaggAGAGCGCAACGACGAGCGGGGGCAATTGGGGAGTCGAATCGATACAGGGTGTCGGGACGGGGAACGCTGCCCGGTGTCTGGAGGTCGGGCTTGTTTCCGCGTGGAAAAGCGACGGAACTGGGCCGGAGTACCTCGCCAAGCACGCTTCCAAAGACGTCCGTTGAGTGACCCGTGGAAATTTTCCGCGTGGCCTGCCGCCGCGGGGAATGGGCAGGTAACCCGGCGGGGAAACGAGTTTCCAAACGAGCCCTGAGTATGAGTTTTCGTAGAAATCCAAGATCGGCGAGAGGCGCGGGCCCACGCTTCACACCAGGCTGAGTGCAACCGGTGAGATAcctctccctgacaggtgggctccACATGTGGGGGCTCCGGGTTCGCTCACCTAGCCTTACCAACCTGTTGCGAGtggggccctgtttggtttcgtATCACAACTACGACACACGATTTTCGAGAAAAGAATCTTTAATGCATGGAGTACAaaacaaagtttatttgcaaaatcttttcacggatgtgtgtaacttttcgagacgaatctaatgatggtaattaatcgatgattggctacagtaatactacagtaaccaacctctaatcgtacggtcaaaggcctcattaggttcgtctcgcgaaatagcGTAGGGCTgtgaagttagttttataaattgccttcatttaatacccctaattattagtcaaaatttttgtactacttgTGCTGCTCAGTGCTCACAACCAAACAGGGCTTGGTGTGTTGCGGGAGCGCTTGCTGTCCAGCTTTTTCCGATTCCGTTCCCTTCCGTGGGCGTGGCGATGAGAATGAGATGCTGCCGCTACTGATGCTACCGCGGCGGCGAGAGGAGCTCATCCCCTCGGCGGCGAGCAGAACCACCACCGGATCTAGAACCCCCCTTGCCTCCTCGTCTCCCTCTCTCCACGCGTAGGGCTTCGAGAGCATCGCGGCGGCGAGTctgcgaggccggcggcgaactCGCCGGCGGCAAGCCTGCGTTGGGTCCGCGAGCGCGGCTCGCTGCTGAGGCGAACCCGCTTCGGGGAGGCGAGCGCGTCAGGAGATCCGTGCCTCCCACCTACTGTCAGACAGCCCCCTCAGGTGAGCACTGTGACGCTGTCAGCCTCAGCTCGATCCCATCAATGCCTGGTTTCGATTGCGCCGATTGCGGTCGTGGACTCGTGGTATTGACGAAGTCGAAGAGCAACTGGATTTTCCCTTTTGATATGTTCAATTTTGATCGCCAATTTCAGCATAAAAccttttttctcttcttcagTTCGTCCAATCCGGCGCTTAAGAAGAGTAAGAAGACCATGGCGATGCGGGGCGTCGATTTCAAGTGGTGCGTGCCACTCCTCTCGTCTCTCTACTTCCTCCCTAATTCGTTCCCTCTTTAATTTGGAAATCCCCATCAAATcaaccctagctagttggtggGACAGTTGGTGCGGCTCACTGATTTGAGTGACTGGGTTTGCGATTAATTGCAGGTACGATGGGTTCTTCCTCTCCATGCTCGCCACTAGCGTGTATCCTACTTCACCCACTAATTCCCTGAGCAGCTTCATCCAGTTTATTATTTTGTTGCTAAATGCTATTCCTTAATAATCGTCTAATACATGTTTAGAATCATCGTCTCCATCAATTGGAAGAGGTATCGCCTCTGTGCCCATCCGCTCCACATTTGGATAGTGGTCAGATTCCTGCCCTGCTCCTGTTCTTACTTTTTTCCGCATTCTACTTAAAAGATTAGTATCTAGGTTTGGTTTGTTGTCACTCAGTTTTTACTAGTCAATTGAGGATTGGTTATACTGCCGTTCATTGTTTCTACTGCCTCCCTGCCACAGGTGGACTACACCACTGTCTTCATCTTCCGTCTCCTCATGTTTCTTGATAATGGTCTTGCTGCAGGGATGGGATTGTGAGTCATTTTAAACCCACTCACCCTTCCTAGAACTCTAGACTCTTTGGTTAATTCGACAAACTACCGCGAACAAACTAATTTAGCATGTTTATTTAGTTATGCTACACACTTCTCTGCTCACCATAGCCTCAGTTGAGCATCATGGTCTCACTGCTTTAACAGCCACTTAAAAAGTTAAAAAGGCCAGAAAGAAGTTGTTCTTGATGACCTAGCAACTTTGATCCTGTCTACCCTTGGATTAAACTTATCATACTGTTAATCCTGCAGAAACTCTTAGTGAAATTAAGATTACAGAGATGCATAAAGCTAGATAGATACCCCTGGTTTTGTGTGATTTATTCTTAGAAAATGGCACATTCTGTTGCCCATATGGTTATATCTCTGAATAGTCTGCAGATCCAGTGGATGACATTATAGTTTACAGTTAGGTCATTTAGAATCAATAAAAGTACTGGGTTCCTTAAGATTTCCCAATTTTGTTTTGTCCAAAGCCCTCTCAACTTTCTATCAGCTAATAAAATATTGTAAATTTGGATATCTCAGTTTTCTAGTATATGGTGTTTGAGAATCGAAATCAAACCTGTTAGTAGCGTATTCTATATGATGGCAGGTGATTGTTTTCAGATGCATGAGTCTAAGATTTGACTTACAGTGTTCTTTTGAGCAAAGTAATTATGTAGCACATAGCCATTATGATTTATCATGGCGCACGACAGATTCTTGACCTTCCATTTTCCTACCATAATAATTGCTACTCTATATTTCTCATTCTCATACAGTTGTGCTAAGTTTCTAACTTTGTCATTTTTGTCTGCCCCACAACCAATGACGAACTGGACCTTGCGGAAGTATGGCTGTTAGTTAATgcttttatatatattttgttGAAAACTGTAGAGATCTCGGATGGCAACAGAGATATGCTCGCTTTTGTGGACGAATAGTTGTCCTCTCAGTTCTTGTACTACTTCTCTACCCCTTTCTTTGGGTTTGGACTGTGATAGGAACATTGTGGTTTAGCACTGCAAGAGGCTGTGTGAGTTCTCATATTCTTGATATGGGTACTATTTGTATCACCATATACCGCGAGTTCTACTAAATGCACAATTTTTCCTCTGTAGTTGCCTGAGGAAGGACAAAAATGGGGTTTCCTGATATGGCTGCTGTTCAGTTACTGTGGACTCGCCTGCATTGCTTGTGTTGCTGTTGGAAAGGTACTACTATGAAATTCGTGTATAAATTCTTAAAAGGCTTATCCAACAGTGATATTGCATATGCCTTTCCTAAAAAATACTAGTTTTTTGGACTGAGAGGACAACTATTGAACTTTACATGCATATTGCGACTTGATCTTTCTTGGACTGAAGTTATTTAGATTAAGTTCAGTGTGTGTGAACTGTATATAACTGTTATTTAGTCATGATATATTCACATCTGCTGTTCATTAGCTAAAATTATATTGAGCTACTTTAGGCATGAAGATTGTGTGCCATATTATTAGTATTAGTTCAGAAGGGGCACTGATGGGTTCTATTCTAATGGACATAACTGTACTGGTCTGAACTGTGTGTTAAAAACTTTGATGCTTCATTGGATTCACTGCCCATGTGTAAAGTATTTAATCTTGATATACTGATGAGTATCTACTTCTGGTCAACATGCAACTGTGTTTGCTATATGTGGAATCACTAGGGCTCCACACTTATATGTCCCTAGCTTTTCAGTTTTCATTTTGACTATTCATGTGCAAAATGACATACTGATAAAAGCACGTTCCTTTGATTTAATAGAGGTGTATTCCTGTGGGAAGGAGGCATAATGCTATTGACTTGTTACTACTGTGGCTTTGATTATTCTGAGGACCATTTGAGTAGATGCTAGTTCATGGAGAATTAatgatttattttctttttgtagTGGCTAAACCGAAGGCACGCACTTCAACAAAGGGCACAGCAGGGAATTCCCGTCTCTGAATATGGGGTACTGCTTCCCTCTATTTTCTATGCGACCTGATACAAATATAAAATCAGTTGTTGACACAAGCAGTTCAAATGTAATTTCATCATGTTTAGTTCAACACATATTCCCCCATACTTTATCACATATTATACTTGAACTTGTTGTTTGAAATTTATTgggattttttcaaaaaaaaatgttcaaaTTCATGAGTCAGATATAGGTGTAGCTACACCTAAGGCCCCGTCTGGGAGGGCTCTTGGGTGCTCCAGCTCCATCCCTGTAGCGCACTGTGCTGCTACTGTAGCGCCcctggagccggagccggtaGAGCTATGTTTTTGTAGCTCCACCGCCTCCAAACTCTTTCATAGTTCATTTTGGACCTCAATCTTCGTTTCGGCTTCTTTCTACAGTGCGAAACAGTATAGAACAGTGCAGCTACATGAACATTTACTGTAGCGTGGAGCTGGAGCTGACGGAGGCGGAGCcctcccaaacagggcctaagtctTTTGCTTTTCTACCATGTCCATACTGTCTTTAGTTCTGGGGCAAGATTGTATGTCTTGGTTGAACGCACAGGTTTACTTTGTTCCAATCTATGCCCGTACTTATTGTGGTGGTGTGGTTTCTAATATGGTTTTCATCCATGCAGGTTTTGGTTGATATGATCCGTGTTCCTGACTGGGCATTTGAGGCCGTTGGCCTGGAAATGAGAGTGGGCCAAGATACAGCATATCATCCAGGTCTTTACTTAAGTGCCGCTCAGGTGAGTTGATTTGGTTAATCTTGTGCAAGTTTTTAATATGTGGCTAAAGTATTTCTTATATGCTTAGCTGTCGATCCAATGGTTGTGCGGCTTGTTAGTTGTTGGTTTGGTCATTGAACAGGTTTAGATTAGCATATTTATACATTTTTCTTG contains:
- the LOC120707114 gene encoding E3 ubiquitin-protein ligase SIS3-like — encoded protein: MAMRGVDFKWYDGFFLSMLATSVIIVSINWKRYRLCAHPLHIWIVVDYTTVFIFRLLMFLDNGLAAGMGLDLGWQQRYARFCGRIVVLSVLVLLLYPFLWVWTVIGTLWFSTARGCLPEEGQKWGFLIWLLFSYCGLACIACVAVGKWLNRRHALQQRAQQGIPVSEYGVLVDMIRVPDWAFEAVGLEMRVGQDTAYHPGLYLSAAQREAVEALIQELPKFRLKAVPTDCSECPICLEEFHVGNEVRGLPCAHNFHVECIDQWLRLNVKCPRCRCSVFPNLDLSALNNLRSTSDPDHPSASASDVTTATAATRYVRSQPAGQSYLVRLQGLLLRPVRHESMESGGEPVVANSSSVGPEDLASIVVDDGHQLPDR